From Actinomycetota bacterium:
CATATTTTAGATGCAGTTCAGAATTCAATCGAGGCTGATGCAAATAAAATATATATAAAAATAAGAGAAGATTATAATCAGGATAAATTAATAATTAAGATAGAAGATAATGGAAAAGGAATGACTCCAGAATTTTTAAGAGATGTTCTTGACCCTTTTAAAACGACTAGAAAAACGAGACATGTAGGATTGGGACTACCACTTTTTTCAGCAGCAGCAAAAAATTGCAGTGGTGATTTTAAAATTGATTCAAGAAAGGGGAAAGGAACAAAAATCACTGCTACTTTTCAACATAGTAACATTGATAGAGCACCTCTTGGAGACATGGTAAGTACCATGTTAGCCATACTATGTTCAGACAAAGAATTCGACCTTTACTATAATCATCAGGTAAATAATAAAAAATTTGAATTTAATACACAAGAAATAAAAAAAATATTAGGTAACATACCTTTAGCAAATATTAATGTTATAAAGTGGTTAAAATCTTATCTTAAGTATAATTTTAAAGAGTTATATAAAAATGGAGGTGTTTTGATTGCAAAAAATTAAATCTTTAGAAGAACTTAGAAAGTTAAGAGAAGAAGCAATTAAATCTATGAAGGTACGAGAAAGCACTAGTACAAAAATAACAGTA
This genomic window contains:
- a CDS encoding ATP-binding protein, yielding MREISLHILDAVQNSIEADANKIYIKIREDYNQDKLIIKIEDNGKGMTPEFLRDVLDPFKTTRKTRHVGLGLPLFSAAAKNCSGDFKIDSRKGKGTKITATFQHSNIDRAPLGDMVSTMLAILCSDKEFDLYYNHQVNNKKFEFNTQEIKKILGNIPLANINVIKWLKSYLKYNFKELYKNGGVLIAKN